The proteins below are encoded in one region of Ostrea edulis chromosome 3, xbOstEdul1.1, whole genome shotgun sequence:
- the LOC125675583 gene encoding uncharacterized protein LOC125675583 isoform X9 produces the protein MAYFSVAPTLCEITYDSNRDEKVTPYRYQCRSANSRATNGVTSPTFTEIVNVSLPIGYNVSYYEYLRTLYDSRISSPTKNSGHYASGTSPVPGHYSARSFYPHNGNNFPVNSPIMENRPKTAGPFIHEDQLHPSLPSIHHGLYHSTWGDDEDIGSGEGSRHSEERLKWIDALNKWIPEQNQSKAGYVSFVGNAPMVEKLIREHVAAQKHRDFLSQDQHQNCERFEQHMLSLKLQNQSKHQSQEHAFARRLMTLKKREAMRRRNAEMLELRKQRKNSSSPHSPMSERRLKVRFRTPSLSPKKTMTVPNNRDLISIPKESWGEEKPESDQDSSRIDGSSEGGSQIKQTEEDPERKESESDHGKKGNSLDNDGEQASSHHSSTNSLPPISMETTEKDGEDEESKKVKKASSNKVTVSKVKSVMQNDKKGSKSKTKATSKTIIRKLKNGKGDSVKKKSVGKVPTPSSSIPNTPRLPEISQLDVGGDDGEDLEDTEKEKTEPPAPIPMIGDTKTGPLSLIAGQDSRKEPVKKTRKEGITLPRSLSRSVVQQQASKGPETQVNATDAQSRRRQSLANRTLNFEKKRAPKAPSPPRKPPTPPTPEFLSDKYSVPDLPKDFSSSLPQVTIEEPPLPDASAISKTPSPTKNHRTSISMPIKLQQKINRRKSFKRDTSYEDELRRQELLEKRRQKQMALLEKMKSRQGQVGTEVEYIDGAPSFDDYGFLAKYCIFNRGSLEMYKRTFDVVDDECRGWLNGIDAMIALRGVNNRLTLQEEEYLYRILEIAGYNISKGADFKLFSVLAALSHRISAVDDWMKILIDSMDFKILEMKTFMCKTLWECNVDKETNRISLDQLCIELRAGGVSEKHEKEVREKLSHLKSLDLLDFLTYVPLFIMIHQSVVNNPLNDVRDK, from the exons GGCCATTATGCATCAGGAACCAGCCCTGTTCCCGGCCACTATTCAGCAAGGTCCTTCTACCCTCACAACGGGAATAATTTCCCGGTCAACTCCCCGATCATGGAGAACCGGCCCAAAACAGCGGGACCCTTCATCCACGAAGACCAGCTTCACCCCTCTCTACCCTCCATCCACCATGGTCTCTATCACTCGACGTGGGGGGATGATGAGGACATTGGCTCTGGGGAAGGTTCCAGGCACTCGGAGGAAAGACTGAAATGGATTGACGCTCTGAATAAATGGATCCCAGAGCAG AATCAGTCCAAAGCTGGCTATGTAAGCTTTGTAGGGAATGCTCCAATGGTGGAAAAATTGATAAGAGAG CATGTGGCAGCACAGAAACATAGAGATTTTCTGTCACAAGACCAGCACCAGAATTGTGAACGGTTTGAGCAACACATGTTGAGTTTGAAACTCCAGAATCAATCGAAACATCAAAGTCAAGAGCACGCATTTGCTCGGCGGTTGATG ACATTGAAGAAACGAGAAGCAATGAGACGAAGAAATGCAGAGATGTTAGAACTACGGAAACAGAGAAAAAACTCATCTTCTCCACACTCACCCATGTCAGAGAGAA GATTAAAAGTTCGATTTAGAACCCCGTCTTTGTCCCCTAAGAAGACTATGACGGTTCCGAACAATAGGGATCTCATTTCCATTCCTAAAGAATCCTGGGGAGAAGAGAAACCGGAGAGTGACCAGGACTCCTCCAGGATCGATGGAAGCTCAGAGGGAGGCTCTCAGATCAAACAGACAGAGGAGGACCCGGAACGCAAAGAATCGGAATCAG ATCACGGTAAGAAAGGCAATTCTTTGGACAATGATGGAGAACAGGCATCCTCTCATCATAGTTCCACTAACTCACTCCCTCCCATCTCCATGGAAACAACTGAGAAAGATGGAGAGGATGAAG AATCAAAGAAAGTCAAAAAAG CCTCCAGTAACAAAGTTACTGTATCCAAAGTGAAATCAGTGATGCAGAACGACAAAAAAGGCAGCAAATCAAAAACGAAAGCAACGTCTAAAACCATAATCCGCAAACTAAAAAACGGCAAGGGAGACTCAG TAAAAAAGAAATCAGTCGGTAAGGTCCCGACTCCCAGCTCTTCTATTCCAAATACTCCACGGCTGCCCGAAATATCCCAGCTGGATGTAGGGGGAG ATGACGGAGAAGACTTAGAGGACACAGAGAAGGAGAAGACGGAACCCCCGGCCCCTATTCCTATGATTGGGGATACAAAGACGGGACCTCTATCACTGATAGCTGGTCAGGATTCAAGGAAGGAACCGGTCAAGAAAACCAGG AAAGAGGGAATAACTCTGCCTCGGTCTTTGTCAAGATCGGTTGTACAACAGCAGGCTTCTAAAGGACCAGAGACACAG GTCAACGCAACTGATGCTCAATCCAGACGAAGACAATCATTGGCCAACCGGACATTGAATTTCGAGAAGAAGAGGGCACCCAAAGCTCCTTCACCCCCTCGAAAACCCCCCACCCCTCCCACACCAGAATTTCTATCCGACAAATACTCCGTGCCAGATCTACCCAAAG ATTTCAGTAGTTCCCTACCCCAAGTGACCATAGAAGAGCCCCCATTGCCAGATGCATCTGCGATCTCAAAAACCCCCTCTCCAACAAAAAACCACAGAACTTCGATTTCCATGCCCATAAAACTCCAACAGAAAATTAACAGGCGCAAATCATTCAAGAGAGACACATCCTATGAAGATGAACTCCGTAGACAAGAATTATTAGAAAAGAGAAGACAAAAGCAGATGGCGTTGTTGGAGAAAATGAAATCACGGCAAGGACAAGTAGGAACAGAGGTGGAGTACATTGATGGTGCGCCGAGTTTCGACGATT ATGGATTCTTGGCAAAGTACTGTATTTTCAACAGAGGGAGTCTGGAAATGTACAAAAGGACGTTTGATGTG GTGGATGACGAGTGTAGGGGCTGGTTGAATGGAATTGATGCGATGATTGCACTCCGAGGAGTGAACAACCGTCTGACCCTACAGGAAGAGGAGTATTTATATAGG ATATTAGAGATCGCTGGCTACAACATTTCTAAAGGAGCCGACTTCAAACTCTTCTCAGTGCTAGCTGCTCTGTCTCACAGGATTTCAGCAGTAGA tgaTTGGATGAAAATTCTCATAGACTCAATGGATTTCAAAATACTGGAGATGAAAACATTCATGTGCAAA ACACTTTGGGAGTGCAATGTGGACAAGGAAACCAATCGTATATCACTGGACCAGTTGTGTATCGAGCTTCGGGCAGGGGGTGTGAGtgaaaaacatgaaaaagaAGTCCGTGAGAAACTCTCGCATCTAAAATCTCTGGACCTGCTAGACTTCCTGACTTACGTCCCCTTGTTTATAATGATCCACCAATCGGTCGTGAATAATCCATTAAACGATGTAAGAGACAAATAG
- the LOC125675583 gene encoding titin-like isoform X8, with protein MAYFSVAPTLCEITYDSNRDEKVTPYRYQCRSANSRATNGVTSPTFTEIVNVSLPIGYNVSYYEYLRTLYDSRISSPTKNSGHYASGTSPVPGHYSARSFYPHNGNNFPVNSPIMENRPKTAGPFIHEDQLHPSLPSIHHGLYHSTWGDDEDIGSGEGSRHSEERLKWIDALNKWIPEQNQSKAGYVSFVGNAPMVEKLIREHVAAQKHRDFLSQDQHQNCERFEQHMLSLKLQNQSKHQSQEHAFARRLMTLKKREAMRRRNAEMLELRKQRKNSSSPHSPMSERRLKVRFRTPSLSPKKTMTVPNNRDLISIPKESWGEEKPESDQDSSRIDGSSEGGSQIKQTEEDPERKESESDHGKKGNSLDNDGEQASSHHSSTNSLPPISMETTEKDGEDEAENDAVFEEPTVKTPEPEPENNTLPVPSPVATPSEPESVVEVVEIEPVENEVENEPVEALVLPDPFPDSEPETDRESKKVKKASSNKVTVSKVKSVMQNDKKGSKSKTKATSKTIIRKLKNGKGDSDDGEDLEDTEKEKTEPPAPIPMIGDTKTGPLSLIAGQDSRKEPVKKTRVNATDAQSRRRQSLANRTLNFEKKRAPKAPSPPRKPPTPPTPEFLSDKYSVPDLPKDFSSSLPQVTIEEPPLPDASAISKTPSPTKNHRTSISMPIKLQQKINRRKSFKRDTSYEDELRRQELLEKRRQKQMALLEKMKSRQGQVGTEVEYIDGAPSFDDYGFLAKYCIFNRGSLEMYKRTFDVVDDECRGWLNGIDAMIALRGVNNRLTLQEEEYLYRILEIAGYNISKGADFKLFSVLAALSHRISAVDDWMKILIDSMDFKILEMKTFMCKTLWECNVDKETNRISLDQLCIELRAGGVSEKHEKEVREKLSHLKSLDLLDFLTYVPLFIMIHQSVVNNPLNDVRDK; from the exons GGCCATTATGCATCAGGAACCAGCCCTGTTCCCGGCCACTATTCAGCAAGGTCCTTCTACCCTCACAACGGGAATAATTTCCCGGTCAACTCCCCGATCATGGAGAACCGGCCCAAAACAGCGGGACCCTTCATCCACGAAGACCAGCTTCACCCCTCTCTACCCTCCATCCACCATGGTCTCTATCACTCGACGTGGGGGGATGATGAGGACATTGGCTCTGGGGAAGGTTCCAGGCACTCGGAGGAAAGACTGAAATGGATTGACGCTCTGAATAAATGGATCCCAGAGCAG AATCAGTCCAAAGCTGGCTATGTAAGCTTTGTAGGGAATGCTCCAATGGTGGAAAAATTGATAAGAGAG CATGTGGCAGCACAGAAACATAGAGATTTTCTGTCACAAGACCAGCACCAGAATTGTGAACGGTTTGAGCAACACATGTTGAGTTTGAAACTCCAGAATCAATCGAAACATCAAAGTCAAGAGCACGCATTTGCTCGGCGGTTGATG ACATTGAAGAAACGAGAAGCAATGAGACGAAGAAATGCAGAGATGTTAGAACTACGGAAACAGAGAAAAAACTCATCTTCTCCACACTCACCCATGTCAGAGAGAA GATTAAAAGTTCGATTTAGAACCCCGTCTTTGTCCCCTAAGAAGACTATGACGGTTCCGAACAATAGGGATCTCATTTCCATTCCTAAAGAATCCTGGGGAGAAGAGAAACCGGAGAGTGACCAGGACTCCTCCAGGATCGATGGAAGCTCAGAGGGAGGCTCTCAGATCAAACAGACAGAGGAGGACCCGGAACGCAAAGAATCGGAATCAG ATCACGGTAAGAAAGGCAATTCTTTGGACAATGATGGAGAACAGGCATCCTCTCATCATAGTTCCACTAACTCACTCCCTCCCATCTCCATGGAAACAACTGAGAAAGATGGAGAGGATGAAG CTGAAAATGATGCAGTGTTTGAGGAACCAACCGTGAAAACTCCTGAACCGGAaccagaaaacaacacattGCCCGTTCCATCCCCTGTTGCTACTCCATCTGAACCAGAATCAGTGGTTGAAGTAGTTGAAATTGAACCAGTTGAaaatgaagttgaaaatgaGCCAGTTGAAGCACTGGTTCTGCCTGATCCTTTTCCGGATTCTGAACCAGAGACTGACAGAG AATCAAAGAAAGTCAAAAAAG CCTCCAGTAACAAAGTTACTGTATCCAAAGTGAAATCAGTGATGCAGAACGACAAAAAAGGCAGCAAATCAAAAACGAAAGCAACGTCTAAAACCATAATCCGCAAACTAAAAAACGGCAAGGGAGACTCAG ATGACGGAGAAGACTTAGAGGACACAGAGAAGGAGAAGACGGAACCCCCGGCCCCTATTCCTATGATTGGGGATACAAAGACGGGACCTCTATCACTGATAGCTGGTCAGGATTCAAGGAAGGAACCGGTCAAGAAAACCAGG GTCAACGCAACTGATGCTCAATCCAGACGAAGACAATCATTGGCCAACCGGACATTGAATTTCGAGAAGAAGAGGGCACCCAAAGCTCCTTCACCCCCTCGAAAACCCCCCACCCCTCCCACACCAGAATTTCTATCCGACAAATACTCCGTGCCAGATCTACCCAAAG ATTTCAGTAGTTCCCTACCCCAAGTGACCATAGAAGAGCCCCCATTGCCAGATGCATCTGCGATCTCAAAAACCCCCTCTCCAACAAAAAACCACAGAACTTCGATTTCCATGCCCATAAAACTCCAACAGAAAATTAACAGGCGCAAATCATTCAAGAGAGACACATCCTATGAAGATGAACTCCGTAGACAAGAATTATTAGAAAAGAGAAGACAAAAGCAGATGGCGTTGTTGGAGAAAATGAAATCACGGCAAGGACAAGTAGGAACAGAGGTGGAGTACATTGATGGTGCGCCGAGTTTCGACGATT ATGGATTCTTGGCAAAGTACTGTATTTTCAACAGAGGGAGTCTGGAAATGTACAAAAGGACGTTTGATGTG GTGGATGACGAGTGTAGGGGCTGGTTGAATGGAATTGATGCGATGATTGCACTCCGAGGAGTGAACAACCGTCTGACCCTACAGGAAGAGGAGTATTTATATAGG ATATTAGAGATCGCTGGCTACAACATTTCTAAAGGAGCCGACTTCAAACTCTTCTCAGTGCTAGCTGCTCTGTCTCACAGGATTTCAGCAGTAGA tgaTTGGATGAAAATTCTCATAGACTCAATGGATTTCAAAATACTGGAGATGAAAACATTCATGTGCAAA ACACTTTGGGAGTGCAATGTGGACAAGGAAACCAATCGTATATCACTGGACCAGTTGTGTATCGAGCTTCGGGCAGGGGGTGTGAGtgaaaaacatgaaaaagaAGTCCGTGAGAAACTCTCGCATCTAAAATCTCTGGACCTGCTAGACTTCCTGACTTACGTCCCCTTGTTTATAATGATCCACCAATCGGTCGTGAATAATCCATTAAACGATGTAAGAGACAAATAG
- the LOC125675583 gene encoding uncharacterized protein LOC125675583 isoform X7: MTTTAWRNHVWLVEARNHSFGNFDRKGHYASGTSPVPGHYSARSFYPHNGNNFPVNSPIMENRPKTAGPFIHEDQLHPSLPSIHHGLYHSTWGDDEDIGSGEGSRHSEERLKWIDALNKWIPEQNQSKAGYVSFVGNAPMVEKLIREHVAAQKHRDFLSQDQHQNCERFEQHMLSLKLQNQSKHQSQEHAFARRLMTLKKREAMRRRNAEMLELRKQRKNSSSPHSPMSERRLKVRFRTPSLSPKKTMTVPNNRDLISIPKESWGEEKPESDQDSSRIDGSSEGGSQIKQTEEDPERKESESDHGKKGNSLDNDGEQASSHHSSTNSLPPISMETTEKDGEDEAENDAVFEEPTVKTPEPEPENNTLPVPSPVATPSEPESVVEVVEIEPVENEVENEPVEALVLPDPFPDSEPETDRESKKVKKASSNKVTVSKVKSVMQNDKKGSKSKTKATSKTIIRKLKNGKGDSVKKKSVGKVPTPSSSIPNTPRLPEISQLDVGGDDGEDLEDTEKEKTEPPAPIPMIGDTKTGPLSLIAGQDSRKEPVKKTRKEGITLPRSLSRSVVQQQASKGPETQVNATDAQSRRRQSLANRTLNFEKKRAPKAPSPPRKPPTPPTPEFLSDKYSVPDLPKDFSSSLPQVTIEEPPLPDASAISKTPSPTKNHRTSISMPIKLQQKINRRKSFKRDTSYEDELRRQELLEKRRQKQMALLEKMKSRQGQVGTEVEYIDGAPSFDDYGFLAKYCIFNRGSLEMYKRTFDVVDDECRGWLNGIDAMIALRGVNNRLTLQEEEYLYRILEIAGYNISKGADFKLFSVLAALSHRISAVDDWMKILIDSMDFKILEMKTFMCKTLWECNVDKETNRISLDQLCIELRAGGVSEKHEKEVREKLSHLKSLDLLDFLTYVPLFIMIHQSVVNNPLNDVRDK, translated from the exons GGCCATTATGCATCAGGAACCAGCCCTGTTCCCGGCCACTATTCAGCAAGGTCCTTCTACCCTCACAACGGGAATAATTTCCCGGTCAACTCCCCGATCATGGAGAACCGGCCCAAAACAGCGGGACCCTTCATCCACGAAGACCAGCTTCACCCCTCTCTACCCTCCATCCACCATGGTCTCTATCACTCGACGTGGGGGGATGATGAGGACATTGGCTCTGGGGAAGGTTCCAGGCACTCGGAGGAAAGACTGAAATGGATTGACGCTCTGAATAAATGGATCCCAGAGCAG AATCAGTCCAAAGCTGGCTATGTAAGCTTTGTAGGGAATGCTCCAATGGTGGAAAAATTGATAAGAGAG CATGTGGCAGCACAGAAACATAGAGATTTTCTGTCACAAGACCAGCACCAGAATTGTGAACGGTTTGAGCAACACATGTTGAGTTTGAAACTCCAGAATCAATCGAAACATCAAAGTCAAGAGCACGCATTTGCTCGGCGGTTGATG ACATTGAAGAAACGAGAAGCAATGAGACGAAGAAATGCAGAGATGTTAGAACTACGGAAACAGAGAAAAAACTCATCTTCTCCACACTCACCCATGTCAGAGAGAA GATTAAAAGTTCGATTTAGAACCCCGTCTTTGTCCCCTAAGAAGACTATGACGGTTCCGAACAATAGGGATCTCATTTCCATTCCTAAAGAATCCTGGGGAGAAGAGAAACCGGAGAGTGACCAGGACTCCTCCAGGATCGATGGAAGCTCAGAGGGAGGCTCTCAGATCAAACAGACAGAGGAGGACCCGGAACGCAAAGAATCGGAATCAG ATCACGGTAAGAAAGGCAATTCTTTGGACAATGATGGAGAACAGGCATCCTCTCATCATAGTTCCACTAACTCACTCCCTCCCATCTCCATGGAAACAACTGAGAAAGATGGAGAGGATGAAG CTGAAAATGATGCAGTGTTTGAGGAACCAACCGTGAAAACTCCTGAACCGGAaccagaaaacaacacattGCCCGTTCCATCCCCTGTTGCTACTCCATCTGAACCAGAATCAGTGGTTGAAGTAGTTGAAATTGAACCAGTTGAaaatgaagttgaaaatgaGCCAGTTGAAGCACTGGTTCTGCCTGATCCTTTTCCGGATTCTGAACCAGAGACTGACAGAG AATCAAAGAAAGTCAAAAAAG CCTCCAGTAACAAAGTTACTGTATCCAAAGTGAAATCAGTGATGCAGAACGACAAAAAAGGCAGCAAATCAAAAACGAAAGCAACGTCTAAAACCATAATCCGCAAACTAAAAAACGGCAAGGGAGACTCAG TAAAAAAGAAATCAGTCGGTAAGGTCCCGACTCCCAGCTCTTCTATTCCAAATACTCCACGGCTGCCCGAAATATCCCAGCTGGATGTAGGGGGAG ATGACGGAGAAGACTTAGAGGACACAGAGAAGGAGAAGACGGAACCCCCGGCCCCTATTCCTATGATTGGGGATACAAAGACGGGACCTCTATCACTGATAGCTGGTCAGGATTCAAGGAAGGAACCGGTCAAGAAAACCAGG AAAGAGGGAATAACTCTGCCTCGGTCTTTGTCAAGATCGGTTGTACAACAGCAGGCTTCTAAAGGACCAGAGACACAG GTCAACGCAACTGATGCTCAATCCAGACGAAGACAATCATTGGCCAACCGGACATTGAATTTCGAGAAGAAGAGGGCACCCAAAGCTCCTTCACCCCCTCGAAAACCCCCCACCCCTCCCACACCAGAATTTCTATCCGACAAATACTCCGTGCCAGATCTACCCAAAG ATTTCAGTAGTTCCCTACCCCAAGTGACCATAGAAGAGCCCCCATTGCCAGATGCATCTGCGATCTCAAAAACCCCCTCTCCAACAAAAAACCACAGAACTTCGATTTCCATGCCCATAAAACTCCAACAGAAAATTAACAGGCGCAAATCATTCAAGAGAGACACATCCTATGAAGATGAACTCCGTAGACAAGAATTATTAGAAAAGAGAAGACAAAAGCAGATGGCGTTGTTGGAGAAAATGAAATCACGGCAAGGACAAGTAGGAACAGAGGTGGAGTACATTGATGGTGCGCCGAGTTTCGACGATT ATGGATTCTTGGCAAAGTACTGTATTTTCAACAGAGGGAGTCTGGAAATGTACAAAAGGACGTTTGATGTG GTGGATGACGAGTGTAGGGGCTGGTTGAATGGAATTGATGCGATGATTGCACTCCGAGGAGTGAACAACCGTCTGACCCTACAGGAAGAGGAGTATTTATATAGG ATATTAGAGATCGCTGGCTACAACATTTCTAAAGGAGCCGACTTCAAACTCTTCTCAGTGCTAGCTGCTCTGTCTCACAGGATTTCAGCAGTAGA tgaTTGGATGAAAATTCTCATAGACTCAATGGATTTCAAAATACTGGAGATGAAAACATTCATGTGCAAA ACACTTTGGGAGTGCAATGTGGACAAGGAAACCAATCGTATATCACTGGACCAGTTGTGTATCGAGCTTCGGGCAGGGGGTGTGAGtgaaaaacatgaaaaagaAGTCCGTGAGAAACTCTCGCATCTAAAATCTCTGGACCTGCTAGACTTCCTGACTTACGTCCCCTTGTTTATAATGATCCACCAATCGGTCGTGAATAATCCATTAAACGATGTAAGAGACAAATAG
- the LOC125675583 gene encoding uncharacterized protein LOC125675583 isoform X5, giving the protein MAYFSVAPTLCEITYDSNRDEKVTPYRYQCRSANSRATNGVTSPTFTEIVNVSLPIGYNVSYYEYLRTLYDSRISSPTKNSGHYASGTSPVPGHYSARSFYPHNGNNFPVNSPIMENRPKTAGPFIHEDQLHPSLPSIHHGLYHSTWGDDEDIGSGEGSRHSEERLKWIDALNKWIPEQNQSKAGYVSFVGNAPMVEKLIRETLKKREAMRRRNAEMLELRKQRKNSSSPHSPMSERRLKVRFRTPSLSPKKTMTVPNNRDLISIPKESWGEEKPESDQDSSRIDGSSEGGSQIKQTEEDPERKESESDHGKKGNSLDNDGEQASSHHSSTNSLPPISMETTEKDGEDEAENDAVFEEPTVKTPEPEPENNTLPVPSPVATPSEPESVVEVVEIEPVENEVENEPVEALVLPDPFPDSEPETDRESKKVKKASSNKVTVSKVKSVMQNDKKGSKSKTKATSKTIIRKLKNGKGDSVKKKSVGKVPTPSSSIPNTPRLPEISQLDVGGDDGEDLEDTEKEKTEPPAPIPMIGDTKTGPLSLIAGQDSRKEPVKKTRKEGITLPRSLSRSVVQQQASKGPETQVNATDAQSRRRQSLANRTLNFEKKRAPKAPSPPRKPPTPPTPEFLSDKYSVPDLPKDFSSSLPQVTIEEPPLPDASAISKTPSPTKNHRTSISMPIKLQQKINRRKSFKRDTSYEDELRRQELLEKRRQKQMALLEKMKSRQGQVGTEVEYIDGAPSFDDYGFLAKYCIFNRGSLEMYKRTFDVVDDECRGWLNGIDAMIALRGVNNRLTLQEEEYLYRILEIAGYNISKGADFKLFSVLAALSHRISAVDDWMKILIDSMDFKILEMKTFMCKTLWECNVDKETNRISLDQLCIELRAGGVSEKHEKEVREKLSHLKSLDLLDFLTYVPLFIMIHQSVVNNPLNDVRDK; this is encoded by the exons GGCCATTATGCATCAGGAACCAGCCCTGTTCCCGGCCACTATTCAGCAAGGTCCTTCTACCCTCACAACGGGAATAATTTCCCGGTCAACTCCCCGATCATGGAGAACCGGCCCAAAACAGCGGGACCCTTCATCCACGAAGACCAGCTTCACCCCTCTCTACCCTCCATCCACCATGGTCTCTATCACTCGACGTGGGGGGATGATGAGGACATTGGCTCTGGGGAAGGTTCCAGGCACTCGGAGGAAAGACTGAAATGGATTGACGCTCTGAATAAATGGATCCCAGAGCAG AATCAGTCCAAAGCTGGCTATGTAAGCTTTGTAGGGAATGCTCCAATGGTGGAAAAATTGATAAGAGAG ACATTGAAGAAACGAGAAGCAATGAGACGAAGAAATGCAGAGATGTTAGAACTACGGAAACAGAGAAAAAACTCATCTTCTCCACACTCACCCATGTCAGAGAGAA GATTAAAAGTTCGATTTAGAACCCCGTCTTTGTCCCCTAAGAAGACTATGACGGTTCCGAACAATAGGGATCTCATTTCCATTCCTAAAGAATCCTGGGGAGAAGAGAAACCGGAGAGTGACCAGGACTCCTCCAGGATCGATGGAAGCTCAGAGGGAGGCTCTCAGATCAAACAGACAGAGGAGGACCCGGAACGCAAAGAATCGGAATCAG ATCACGGTAAGAAAGGCAATTCTTTGGACAATGATGGAGAACAGGCATCCTCTCATCATAGTTCCACTAACTCACTCCCTCCCATCTCCATGGAAACAACTGAGAAAGATGGAGAGGATGAAG CTGAAAATGATGCAGTGTTTGAGGAACCAACCGTGAAAACTCCTGAACCGGAaccagaaaacaacacattGCCCGTTCCATCCCCTGTTGCTACTCCATCTGAACCAGAATCAGTGGTTGAAGTAGTTGAAATTGAACCAGTTGAaaatgaagttgaaaatgaGCCAGTTGAAGCACTGGTTCTGCCTGATCCTTTTCCGGATTCTGAACCAGAGACTGACAGAG AATCAAAGAAAGTCAAAAAAG CCTCCAGTAACAAAGTTACTGTATCCAAAGTGAAATCAGTGATGCAGAACGACAAAAAAGGCAGCAAATCAAAAACGAAAGCAACGTCTAAAACCATAATCCGCAAACTAAAAAACGGCAAGGGAGACTCAG TAAAAAAGAAATCAGTCGGTAAGGTCCCGACTCCCAGCTCTTCTATTCCAAATACTCCACGGCTGCCCGAAATATCCCAGCTGGATGTAGGGGGAG ATGACGGAGAAGACTTAGAGGACACAGAGAAGGAGAAGACGGAACCCCCGGCCCCTATTCCTATGATTGGGGATACAAAGACGGGACCTCTATCACTGATAGCTGGTCAGGATTCAAGGAAGGAACCGGTCAAGAAAACCAGG AAAGAGGGAATAACTCTGCCTCGGTCTTTGTCAAGATCGGTTGTACAACAGCAGGCTTCTAAAGGACCAGAGACACAG GTCAACGCAACTGATGCTCAATCCAGACGAAGACAATCATTGGCCAACCGGACATTGAATTTCGAGAAGAAGAGGGCACCCAAAGCTCCTTCACCCCCTCGAAAACCCCCCACCCCTCCCACACCAGAATTTCTATCCGACAAATACTCCGTGCCAGATCTACCCAAAG ATTTCAGTAGTTCCCTACCCCAAGTGACCATAGAAGAGCCCCCATTGCCAGATGCATCTGCGATCTCAAAAACCCCCTCTCCAACAAAAAACCACAGAACTTCGATTTCCATGCCCATAAAACTCCAACAGAAAATTAACAGGCGCAAATCATTCAAGAGAGACACATCCTATGAAGATGAACTCCGTAGACAAGAATTATTAGAAAAGAGAAGACAAAAGCAGATGGCGTTGTTGGAGAAAATGAAATCACGGCAAGGACAAGTAGGAACAGAGGTGGAGTACATTGATGGTGCGCCGAGTTTCGACGATT ATGGATTCTTGGCAAAGTACTGTATTTTCAACAGAGGGAGTCTGGAAATGTACAAAAGGACGTTTGATGTG GTGGATGACGAGTGTAGGGGCTGGTTGAATGGAATTGATGCGATGATTGCACTCCGAGGAGTGAACAACCGTCTGACCCTACAGGAAGAGGAGTATTTATATAGG ATATTAGAGATCGCTGGCTACAACATTTCTAAAGGAGCCGACTTCAAACTCTTCTCAGTGCTAGCTGCTCTGTCTCACAGGATTTCAGCAGTAGA tgaTTGGATGAAAATTCTCATAGACTCAATGGATTTCAAAATACTGGAGATGAAAACATTCATGTGCAAA ACACTTTGGGAGTGCAATGTGGACAAGGAAACCAATCGTATATCACTGGACCAGTTGTGTATCGAGCTTCGGGCAGGGGGTGTGAGtgaaaaacatgaaaaagaAGTCCGTGAGAAACTCTCGCATCTAAAATCTCTGGACCTGCTAGACTTCCTGACTTACGTCCCCTTGTTTATAATGATCCACCAATCGGTCGTGAATAATCCATTAAACGATGTAAGAGACAAATAG